The genomic window tgaaagtttgataactaaatagaaaaaaaaatgacgggtttacctacaattaaccgggttaacccatcaaaccaagttaacccgtcaagccgaggatacgtgtcatgaaagtatgaaagtctgataattaaatagaaagaaaattaactttaacaaactaaactaaatgaaaaaaataactcgtcaaatcatgttaacccatcaaacccgagattcgtatcatgaaaatctgataactaaatatataaaaattaacattaacaaactaaatcaaaaaaaaattcataaaaaaattaaaaacaaaaaacaaaaggaaaaaacaattatataatataatacaatataataattattattattataattataatgaaaaaacgtggggaaaatttcaaaaaatgaaaaaaaaaagtggggaaagctaaagctaaagctaaattctcaaccaactcaatattgaaagaaataaatttaacaaagataattttttgaaaaaaacatgtggggaaaacactatagccaaacaaaaatcatgtaagggaaacactgtagtaatccatagtgtttttttttttaaaaaaaagctacaaagctaatctctcaaccagcttaatatataaaaaaaccgacaaaggctatcttaaaaaaaacaaagaagtcaattttgggtaaaagaaatgaaagaaaaatatacaaaaaagaaaacaaaagcggaaaaaaaacacgtggggaaagctacagtgttttaaagaaaaagacaaaaaataataataataataaaaaaaaaaatatgtaaaaaatgacaattttgaaaaaaaaagaaaaactacaaagctagattatcagccagctcaatattgaagaaataaattcgataaagataattttttaaaaaaatatatcggggaattttttttaaaaaaaaactacaaagctaaattctcaaccaacttaatataaaaaaataaaatctacaaagaccattttgaaaaaaaaagaataaagaaatcattaaaaaaaagaaaacaatgtatgagaatattatagcaatccataatgttttaaagaagaaaactacatagttaaattttcaaccagctcaatattttaaaaaatttagcaaagataattttgaaacaaaaaaattaagaaaaaaaatgaaacaaaaaaaaaaagaaatcaattttgggtaaaaaaaaccataaaaaaacatgttaaaaaaaaacaaaagcaaaaaacaaaaccgaaaaaaaaaaaaaaaaaaaaaaaaaaaaaaaaaaaaactgctgctACAGTTAAAAACCTACGCGTTTTAGAATTCTTATTAATAGCATTCAATACTGCACCAAATCTATACATCAGTACACAGCTCAGACAATTCAAACTAAATAGAACCCTTTTCAATCTAATTACAGAAACTCTACCACGACCATGTCCCAAATTCAAAAACCCTCTTCAAATAGCATATTGTCTACCCCCGCACAGAAACACTTCATCAAAAGACCTGTTAAAACTACCAAACCACTAAGAAATAAAGATCTAGAAGATACAAGGGCAAAGGGTCTCCGCTTTTGATGTGATGAGAAATTTGTGCCTGGTCACAAATGCAAAAATAGGAAACTAGACTCCCTTTGCATTTTTTATGATGAAGAGGATAACGAAGATAATGGTGCTGTTACCATGAGGGAAAAAATTGATAGGATAAATTCCATACACATCCCTTTATGCTCTGGAAGGTATTAAGGGTTTTCACACCGAGTTATTGATAAAGTTGATAAGCACCTTGTGTCTATCTTGGTAAACACTGGAAGCacacataattttattaatacgGAGACTGCTGAGAAATTACAATGCAGTCTCACAGTCATTAAACCCTTATTGGTTGAAGTTGTATATGGAGCAAAATGACATGTACCTCTTTACACAGGCTGAGGCCACGAAAACAAACAACCCCTGGTGGTTGGGGACTGCTCGCTCGTGGATCCTCAGGGTTCTCAAGCAGCGGCGGCGGTAGGTTTGCATGGTGGGGCTGTTGCAATCCAACGAGCGAAGTTCTGACTGAAGGTGCTTGAGCACCTATTTGCATGACTATCCAAGGGAATGTTTCCTTAACCCATGGGACAAGTGTTCAAGGGACAGTTGGGAGATGATATTCATCCAAAACAACAAACGATGAAAGATGACAGACACAGCCAACAGTCCATGGGATCAATATGACCCCTTGTAAGCCACAATATACATTTATCATCGATAATTAATGAATATGATATCGTCCAATATCCTGGATACAAATTTCACGGGAAGGTAGAGGAGTCCACCACCAAGTATGGTAAGaaaatatatgtaatataaCATAAAAGAGCACAATTCCgggaaaggggaaaaaactTCCCCAAAGGCTTCGACAGTCATCTCAGTAAACAAGGACGACAAACCCCCAACTCAATCCACTGTCCGGGAACATCAGCAGCTTTAAAATCTACAGGCATCTGATGTACGGGAGGCATGAAAGTGAAGATGTAATGTGCAAGAAAGTCCATTGTCCACTAGTAAATTCAACAAAGGTTATAATCAGCTTGCTCTCAATAAAAGCCTCCTTCATAAATCCACGAAGCATAAGAGCCCAATGTTAGAGAAAAAACTGGTCCACATCAATTAGCATGCAACTTGTCAGTACCCCGGCCTTGTTGATTTGAATAATACTGATAAAATGTCAGGAATAAGGGCTTCCCAACATGCGATTCCAGTTCTTTTACTTAATCATCATGCATATCCCTGTCAACCATGTTCTGAAGAAAGATAAATACTGGTCCTTAAGTGGAAGGAGTTATCACTTCATAGAGTTCAAATACTTGCAATCAAAAGCATAGTTGACAGAGACGGAGATGGATACCTACAAATCCCAAACCTTGCTGAACTTCATGGTTCACCTAGCCGAGAGGATAATCAAACTCATCTGAGCTCTCCTCAAAACAACATATCCAGAACCTTTACCCCTCCTCATTACCACTAGTCTGATCACTACTATAGTTGATTTCAGATGTACACATGAATGACAAACCATCTGATGCACGACTGCTCAATTGTGATGACAGGCTGACCTCGCTAGTTAGATCGCTATCAGTCATTTGGCCAAGGTCGACAAAACTGCAAAAATCAGATTGACAACCAAGGAACTTAATTCCAAAATCCTatgttttctgctctttttcCCCATTTGACATTGGCTATTTAGATAAGAATAGAAACTGGAGTTTGACTCCAGATGTCACCAACAAAAAAGTTTAAATGAACGAGAGATATCTGACCTTCCTTCTGATGGAAATTCTGCTAGCAAACATATATCAGGCCTTTCTTCTAATACCTGCTTTGTAGGAATGATACTGCCAACAAGCACCAAAATACTTTACATGAATCTTAACAGGTATAAATATCGAGTAAGCATGataaatgtaaaaagaaaaaaatgcacCTTAAACTGTAACATCTGCCATACGAATCACCTGCAGCAGCCAAACCTTCCCTGTTTGATATATCCTATTAAAGTGCAGTAAtcagaataagaagaaaatcaagCAGGAACATGAGAATCAGACCAACACAAAgcagaaaaaacaacaatatcaatcTACCCACAAGATATCGAAGAAATCTAAAGTCCCCAGCAAGAACTGATGCAAATAATCGAGCAACTTCCAACTGCaagtaatgaaataaataagtgAATAAGGAGGGAAATaggaaatataataaattagtaTTAGCATTTCATAGGTTGATGTATATTCTATATCTATAGATATGGATTATCCAGATGCTAGCCCATTTAGGAATTGAACCATATGAGTCATCGAAAGGATCTCAGAGACCCTCCAAACCACGAAAGCCAAGATCTTTCACATTCACAGAGATTTAAGGTAAAGAAGGTGGAGAAGTGAAAGGAATTATGGCCTGCCTCTTTGAGATGCATGCAGTCTCGGAAAATCAAAACTTCCAGCAAACTCCCACCCATGTCACCACCAAGGTTCCTGTTagtttcaagaaaaacaaaccctTGTAAGATTtcaaatagagaaaagaaaatatcaatgtAGTTACATTCCATAAAAATGCAGACCTCAAAAAGCTTCCGGTGATAGAATATGACGTTGAAAAATCTACATATTTTAGTTTGCAAAATCCCTGTACAGGTAGCCAGATCTTGTTAGTCATTAGAGTTCAATTCAGACAAAGAACAAACTTTGTATTGGCTACAAAGTACAGCGCATGCATCTTACAGACCAAGTACCAAAATCAAAAAACTGTAAAGCAAAGAAATGTATTTCTCAAACTTTTCCTTTGTTCTGTGATCGAATCTTGGTTAGATCAAATTTTGACAACAAAAGACAACGATAGTGAATGGCATGCCATTAGACCAACCATCATTGTAAAATTGGTGCTAGAAATATTAATGACAGAGAGTGTATAGATTGCTCGTTCAGGTCGTGAAGTGTAGATCATTCCATAATGCGAACTAACacaattttaagataaaaagaaaaatttgctATTCCCCCCTGGAATTTTAATAAGATTGGTGAACCAAGCAATAATGTTTGATCAATGAAATTAACCAGAAGTGAAAATTCAAGCCATGGTGCTTGAAGCAACCAACAAAAGCAGACCTCTCTCATGAACAAAGAGAAATATttaactagaaataaaaaaaaaacttgagattgGAGAAATTGGGTATGTTATAAATTGAGTACAAGTGGGACTTGATCTCCCACAAAACTCCATTTTTTAAGGTCATTCATTGGCATTATGCCAACTATGAAACATTCGAAGATTTTGCACAACAGAGTAAAGCAATATTAGGTCTTACTTAAAAGGggggagaaaaggaaagattaGTACCAATTAGATGGAAAAGTAGTAGCATGCGGAAATTCATTGTTATCAAAAAAATAGCTGTACCCAACTTGACTTTTGACATACCTTAACAAGTATCCGAAGTTTATAATCATACAGCTTGAAACCTCTTAGAGCCAGTGAGGTTAAATTTGGACAATTATTTACTAGATCCACACAGGTTGATGATTTCAAACTGTCATCTCTTCCTGATAGTGAACATGCTCAAGTTAGCAAAAACATACACGAGCAACTAAAAGAATTCTCAATAAGAAGGTGCTGCACCTGTTTTTGAAGATTCAAAAAACAAACGCTCTATCAAGGGACAATTCATGCTCACTGACACCAATGTTTGCCTCAAGTCAACATGTCtgctccaaaaaaaaatattcatctacCACCATAAAGAGTAATTTTTGCCCAAAAGTCTCAGAAAGAATGgctcaaaattaattatcaaaagaTAAGTCACGTGAAAACATGCACTTGTCCTCGTTACAGGAtacatatttaataatatattttgcatAAACTTACTCATGAATATATCTACATGAATTGCTGATGCATAATTATATTAAAGGTAACTTGtaaaataaacacataaaattcCATAAAAGAAGCTGACTTAAGCCACTAGAACTTTCTAAAGGCGAGaactaaaatcaattaaaaagtgCATGAGTATTAACaaattattgtaataataatattacctTGTTACCACTACAAAGATAGCTAAAAAATGCTGATGAGGAAAggtaacaaaataaacaaaataggCATATAATTATTACTACTTGGAGGAAGAGAATAGCTACTGATAGCCAAACTTGGAAAGTTCTGTGTATGGATAAAGCATCCAATCACATCATTAGTAGTGGCATTTGAAAATCACAACAATTTTGGGAGATGCAATGCATCATTGTTTACACCTGCTGTATCAAATCCACTCCATTTATCAATGTTATTCAAATAACGCAACCACTGTTATTACCCTAATGTAATGTTTTTAAACCAACATTATCACACAGACAACAAACTCAACAGAAACTTACAGGCCAATTATTTCCAGGTCAAGCAGAGATGGGCAGGCTGACAATGCCCCACAAAGTGATGTGTTGTCAATTCTTTCAATATTGTATAGATGCAATCCTCTCAAAACAGCCCTTGTATTACGAAAAACACAAACATTTGGATCAAAGGAAATCACAGATGTGGACAAAAAAATCTGTAATCGATGTCTCCAAATTCCAAACATACCCAGCAGCACCATTCTCCCCACTTAAAGGAGTTAAGCAGTATCTAGTAAGAGTGGATGACTCCTTCCCCTGTCTGGTCTTTTTATCATTCCATGAAAAGTTAGATACTTCTACAGCATTCCTAATTCCATAAACCAATGGTTGACAAGATCCATGAGGCAGAGTCGGACCTGGAACTATACCAAGCTTAAGGGACCTAAGTGACCAAGTGagtgagagagaaaaggaaatcaGCAAGGCCACCAACAATAATACAATATCCACATATGACATCATGGGAACAGTCATAAAAGATGAGAACTAACTAATACACCTTGCATGCTATACAGCATAATTCTCATTCATCAATATAACACTCAATACAGGCTCACTTTAGTATAATCAACAGAGTATTTCCCAGTACAGACAGAGAAGGATTAATCCTTCTCCATACTGAACATACGAAcaaacatcaattaaatttcatagtCATATATGAGATCAAAATGAATGAaatactatatttaaaaaaaaagaaattatttttcagaatcTTCATAATTACATAATAGGGGATCTAAATGAGATATTGAAactgagaaggaaaaaaaatgaaggttgCACAGGTAGTACATCAGGCTCAATGTAAAGAAGTTTAGCTTTCAAGACAAATCTTTGGTATGTTATGATTTGTCTTCTTTACCACACCAAgccaaaggaaatcaaaactTCTAAAATTCTATCACCAGTGATACCTAATACAGAGATGCAAAGCATATAATAGACCCATGAGAACACTTGCACAGGATATAGAATTGTTACGTGAAAAATTCTTACCGAAGGGCTTTTCCAGCACGTTGGATCATTGTAGACACAACTGCATTGTTAACTTTTGGGACCACAGTTGTCAAGTCAATATTGGCATAGCACAAGGGATCCATGGCACATTTGTAGAACATAGAACAAGTTGCAGCAGCATAGCACAGGCTTTGTGCATCAAGCATAGAAAATAACTGCACGTGCATAATGCTTATGAATCGATCATTCggaaaaagaaaaccattttactataaaaatgaatttataattaactaGACACTCAAATGCTCAGCACGAGCTGAAAATGACAAAGTAGACATTTCCATAACAGGAATCTAGAAATTCTTGATTCTAAATCAACAAGTGCCATCAAACCAAACATGGCAGCCTCGTAACATCTTCATGGATCTCGGATCCACAGAATATTCACCACATCAATGTATCAGAATATAAGCACATCAATGCACTTTCAAACTCAAGAAACTATTATATTAGGCAGTATTTCGCTGCTACTTAATTAACCACGTTTAAGTAATACCATCAACATTTTTATGCAATCAATTCATTTGAAGCCACATCCATCAATCAAAGCATTGCGAAATGGAAATTCAAGATTACCAAACACAAATCATGTTCCCTTAAAAATTCCTCTACAACACCTGATTAGACCATATTCACGGAAGCAAGCAACACGAAAAACTTTTCACTCATAAATCAACCAACAAGTAAACCAAACCTTGAATTCCACATTACATTAATAACgaggctttaaaaaaaatcctactgTTATCGCCGACAAGCAAAACACAGCCCGCAACTTGCATGAATTGAAATTCTCAAAATCTGAACAAAAACCGgcgaggaaagaaaaaacttagcaataaaaaagaaaccttGATGGTGAGATCAGGAGGGAGAGCCCAGGTGAGTGAATTATGAAAGGAAGAGCGTTTCCTAGCAGAGCGGTTCCCGGCTTCGAGAAGAAGAGATCCTAGTTTAAGGGCGCGATCGATGAGGAGAGACTGATCAGCATCGCAAGGGGAGGAGTCGAGGAGATGCTCAAAGGATTGGTCGATGGAGAGAGAATGAGAGTCAGCTAGGTTAAGAAATGTTTGGAGAAGGTTGCCGACTTGATTGTTCATGTTAGGGAGTTTGTTAGGGTTTGGAGGAGGAGTAGAGGGAGAGGAAGGGATAGGGCAGGGGCGTTTGGCCATGGAGGTCGGGGTGTGGAGGAGGGTATCCATGGTGGGTGAATGTgtgtctctgtgtgtgtgtgtaagagagagagagagagagagcgtaAGGAAATGAGAGTCCCCGTTTTTAAGAGATATGGAATACGGACAAAGGATTGGATGGCACGTGGATGAATACGTGGGGGTTTATTGGAGTGGGGGATAGTTGGCTGGCTATGaaatatttgagattgtgatagccggattttaatttaaaatatattttatttaaaaatatattaaaataaaatttttatttttaaaaatatttttaatatcaaaacattaaaataatctaaaaaaaatttaaaaattaaaaattttaaaaaacacgatttaTACTATGTTTCCAAATAATTTTGAGTGTTTTTCCATGTCATTGACTCTTTCTGgtgttaaatataaaataaagctaCGATGATGAaagtcataaataaaaatttatattccaatttaaaaaaataataataagaatatcttTCATTCTTacgattattttttcaattctctattttttttcttttttacatatatctatctcttatatattataattattgataattacAGTTTCAAATTGCATAGAATTTCTCGCTAAATAAAATGGTTCAAagacttctttttttaacatgaacatGCAAATTTTCTGAGATGAGGAACTCAGTTACTACACTCGACCTGTGTTTTTTAGATGAATCTCGAACATATATGTATGATAAATCtacaacaataaaagaaaaataagattttttacatatttaataAGAGACGTGAGATTGCAATCATgatcttaattgtttttatctcGCTTCTCAAGTATTGAATTATAATTAGAGGAAGTGTAGGAAAAATTAGGAGGTCACAAACACCTCAAAAGACACATTCCACTTACTCAAGCAATGTTTTTGGAAATTGGATTAACATAAACACGTAAATATAGAAAAAGTATTGTTGTGCATACATCCTCTTGAATGGGGTATTTGAGAGTAcggtaatggttattttttaaagtattttt from Populus trichocarpa isolate Nisqually-1 chromosome 5, P.trichocarpa_v4.1, whole genome shotgun sequence includes these protein-coding regions:
- the LOC7464680 gene encoding F-box protein SKIP17, with protein sequence MDTLLHTPTSMAKRPCPIPSSPSTPPPNPNKLPNMNNQVGNLLQTFLNLADSHSLSIDQSFEHLLDSSPCDADQSLLIDRALKLGSLLLEAGNRSARKRSSFHNSLTWALPPDLTIKLFSMLDAQSLCYAAATCSMFYKCAMDPLCYANIDLTTVVPKVNNAVVSTMIQRAGKALRSLKLGIVPGPTLPHGSCQPLVYGIRNAVEVSNFSWNDKKTRQGKESSTLTRYCLTPLSGENGAAGAVLRGLHLYNIERIDNTSLCGALSACPSLLDLEIIGLHVDLRQTLVSVSMNCPLIERLFFESSKTGRDDSLKSSTCVDLVNNCPNLTSLALRGFKLYDYKLRILVKGFCKLKYVDFSTSYSITGSFLRNLGGDMGGSLLEVLIFRDCMHLKELEVARLFASVLAGDFRFLRYLDISNREGLAAAGDSYGRCYSLSIIPTKQVLEERPDICLLAEFPSEGSFVDLGQMTDSDLTSEVSLSSQLSSRASDGLSFMCTSEINYSSDQTSGNEEG